The Lemur catta isolate mLemCat1 chromosome 6, mLemCat1.pri, whole genome shotgun sequence sequence agggtgtgtgtgcacagcaTGTGCCTGAGCAAAGCACAGAGGCAGCACGGCTGTCCCTGTCAGGGCATGGAGCAGAGGTTCCATGGTGCACAGTGGGCAGAGGAAAGATGAAAGTAGGTCATTATCATGTGAAGGACAGTCTGTGCACTTGGTCTGGACCCTGTTTTTAACATTTGTATCCAGAGTTTCAGGGGGAAGAGATAGTGAAAATACAGGGTGACGTTCACCCTCCATTTCCTGGACTAATGATAGCAACATGAGTATCTCCCAAACACCTGACAACCAAAGTCCTTACTCTGGGGCCTTGCAAATACATTATAcgtttaaaaaaatgagaacatttacttttaaaattctgtgctaTAAAAGCATGTACATGAGGCTACTTTCCTGAGAAACATACTGGCAGGCAGCAGAGGGGGTGGCGGCTGCAGGGTGGGGGCACCCAAGCAGGTTTGCCGAGGAATTGGTTTGCTATTCTCAGCCAGattattccttcctttctctcacttcctcctctcctctaTCACACGACACATTTGGACGGCAAAGAGAAAGGAGCCTTGGATTTGTGAGTGTTTTGGATGCTCCGAAACACCATTTCctcatgttggcatggatacacTGAGCGTGGAGGGTGAGAACTCTATGGTGTGAGTTTTGTagccaaagaaaacaaagcactCAGCTGGAGACAGTTTACCTTCAAAACCAGAGTGAGCTCAGTGTCAATTTTAGGCAAGGTGACCTAACAGCTATTGGGCAACCATCAGAAACCACACTGCATTCTGCGTGTCCTGGTCCCAGAGAAAGGGAGGCTCTCTGACCCTTGGAGGTACCATCCTGATTCCCTGAGGGCTGGGTGTGCTGTGGGGCTGCTATCCCCCTACTCAAGGGGGAGCTGCTCTGACCCACGGCCTGGGGTGGACTGGGGTGTTTTGCTCTTAGGTGCGATTCCTGGAGCAACAGAATCAGGTGCTACAAACGAAATGGGAGTTGCTGCAGCAGGTGAACACCTCAACTCGGTCCAACAACCTGGAGCCCATCTTGGAGAATTACATCAGCCAGCTGCAGAGGCAGGTAGATTTTCTCAACGCGGAGCAGATGCGCCAGCACACGGAGGTCAGGAGCATGCAGGATGTCGTGGATGACTACAAGAACAAGTGAGGCTCCAggaggggcagagtggggagaagCATGGCAGGGAAGTGGCCCATGTGGGTGACACATTCTGCTTCAGTGTTCATGCATACAGGGTGGGACCATGCGGGCTCTGCACTGCACAACTGCAGGGGGCGCCATGTTGAGTGTGGCAGCCTTGCTAGGACGGTGTTGGTGGCTAGCTGTCAATCATATTGCATGAGGAGGGGCAGGATCTTCATGGATGTTGGAGTCAAATAAGCCCGAGTTCTGGTGTGGGCCCTGCCACTTGCTGACTGCCTGCAAATTCATCTTTTGAAGTCTTTAGTTTTCATGAGTAGAGTGGAGATAGCAAGTACCTTCCTTGTTGGATTGTTGTGATGGGTAGAtccatggttctcaaactttagcgcTCTTCAGCTTGCTGAAatcagattgctgggccccacccccagagtttctgactcagtaggtctgggatggagtGAGAGTGTTTGCAGTTGTAACAGGTTTCCAAATGGTGCTGATGCTGGTGGACTGGGGACCACAATCTGAGAACTGCTGGTTTGGATGAAATGATGCTTACTAAGTTCTCAGTACTGTGCCTGCATGTATTGAGCACTCAATAAGCATTAGCTATTGTTACTACTGATGGCCGAGTGACAGGAGCCGTCGAGCTGCAGATTAGTTGCTCCTGAGCGGTGCAGGTCACCAGGcggcctctccctccttctccttccccacaaGGGGTGCAGGGTGCCAGTCGCAACATCACCTTGATGTGCTTGCTCTATGCGTCAGTGGAGGGCCAAGTGTCTGTGAGTCGACAAGCAAAAATGAAATCCACATAGGAGGTGCTGGGGGGAAAATTATaggtgaaatttttttcttcaaaaaaatttagggctgggctcagtggctcacacctatattcctagcattctggaaggctgaggcagggggattgctcaaggtcaggagttcgagaccagactgagcaagagcgagacttggtctctacaaaaaatagaaaaaaaattagccaggtgtggtggcatgcacctgcagtcccaggtactcgggaggctgaggcagaaggatcactaagcccaggagtttgaggttgccgtgagctatgatgacaccactgcactgtagctggggtgacagagcaagactctgtctcaaaaaaaaaaaagtaaaagtggtTGTTACTTTATGTTCTCAGTTGAAAAAAATGATTGAGTGTGACACATTTACAAAGGTAAAAGATCAACACAAAGATGGGTACTCTGTGTGGCTGAGTTTTCCATGCTGGGCTGTCGTCCCTGCTGATGCCTAAGGAGCCGGGAGCTGGCTCTAGCTCTCATGCGCGCACGCCAGGCTCTGCAGTGGACAGTCGGCATCGTGAGCGGGGCTCTCCAAGTGCAGGACAGGGAAGGCCTGGGGAAGTCCAGCTTCCTGCTGGGGGAGAAAGCTCAGGGAGCCAGGGTCAGCCCCTGCAGCCTGTTCATGCTCCTTACTTCCCCCACAGGTACGAGGACGAAATCAACAAGAGGACGAGCAGTGAGAATGACTTTGTCGTTCTGAAGAAGGTGAGGGAAAGAGGGTTTCCTAGGGAGGCTGCGGGGCTGGGAGGCTGAGTGGAGTGAGCGATCCCTGTGGGATGCTCTGTGACAAGGGCAGAGTGACCTGTGGGGCCGGCTTGCTGGGTGTGTCGCCCAAATGCAGGCCCTTGTGCTGAAGGGATAAGTCTGAAACTGGCACTGATACGACTCTCTAGGAATCCTCCAGTTCTCATCTCGCCAGGGTCCTGGAAGTGAAATTAAGCTAACTGACAGCTTTTTGAGTGTGAGTTATGTGTGGCCTTGGGACCCACAAAAGGACCTGGGGAAGGACCTCGGGTGCTGGGTGTGACTGCCTGAGGTGTGGAGGTTGGTGTCACACCTCCTGCTGGCCAGGAAAGCAAGGGCTTGCTCCCTTGTTTGAGTGAGGTGATGACGTTCTCAGGCAAGGAAGTAAACCCAAAGAGGCTTTGCCACTTGCCTAGGCTGCCTAGTGAGCTGGTGGCCGGCAGTGGCTGGACAATAAGGTCAAAGTGCTTTTGCTTGCTGTCCAGGACGTGGATGCTGCTTACATGAGCAAAGTGGACCTGCAGTCCAGGATGGACACCCTGGCCGGGGAGATCAActtcctgaaatatttatatacGACGGTGAGTTCAGCCCTGATGCCAAAcccctttcttttctcatatCTCACGAGGAGTATGGGCTGTGAGAGGGGAGGTCTGAAACCTAGCGTTACCCACTAGGTCATCTCCCCAGTCACCCCGACTCTGTGGGCCTGGAGTCAGCCACCctctagagctgcagtccccaacccccgtactggtccgtggcctgtcaGGGACCGGGCTGGAGAGCTCGCtgcccccccctccccacccccatcggTGGAAAAAGTGTCTACCgttgaaaccagtccctggtgccaaaaaggctggggactgctgctctagaggCTCCAGTCCTCGGAATTCCCGGGTGTGGGCAGTGGAGATGGGAGCCAGGGAGAACGCCGAGGTAGGGGAAGGTGAGGTCGTCCCTGCTGTGTGGCTCCCAGTCTGTCTGGGGAATGAGGTTAACACAAAGACATACGGGGGCAAAACCACCAGAAACCTTCAGTCATTCTGGGGAGTTGATAGGGCTATCAGAGGACTCTGCAGGAGATGACAGTGTGGAATCTTAAAAGAAGTGAAGACAGACTGTAAGGGTCAGTGATAGCATACTCCTCCACCTGGGCCTTCTGTGGCTCGTGTCTAACTTGGGGTACCTGCCCTCGGCCAGATGCTGTGTTAGAAGCTTTACTTATGTCATGGAcatctccattctacagatgggaaaactgaggcactgagagattAAATTACTTGCTGGTTTACCCTGCTAGtcagtggtagagccaggactcaaaaGTGAATCTGAGTAGTCTGAGCGGCTCCACAACTGGAGTCTTTTCTCCTGCCTCTGAGAGCTCACGAGGTTTCCAGAAGCAAGCACGCCTGTCAGGGGCCCAGCTCCAGACGGCAACCAGCCAGGCAAGGCAGGAGcggaggggcaggagaggcacAGTGGGGAGGTGGTGTCTGCACGGGCTCTGAGTTCAggctccttccttctctctggagGCTGAGCCTGGGCTGAGGCAGTTAAGACTCTCCCCATCACCTCTCACTGCACACAACAATTCAGAGGACTTTTTCTCCAAGACTTCCACTTGGCCCAGGCTTCTGGCTTCCCCAGAAAGCCTTGAGGGAGCAGTAGAGGGAAATGGAGGCCCCAGGGGAGAGTGGAAGGAGTCAGCTTGTGCCCCACACCTCGCAGGAGCTGTCCCAGATGCAGACCCACATCAGTGACACCAACGTCATCCTGTCCATGGACAATAACCGCTTTCTGGACCTGGACAGCATCATCGACGCGGTGCGCAACCAGTACGAGCTGATTGCGCAGAAGAGCAAGGACGAGGCGGAGGCGCTGTACCAGACCAAGGTGGGTGCTGCCCCGAGACTTGGTGCCCCGGAAAGCAAACAGGTCCTTCTGGAACCGGGattgtctttcttttatttctaaagtaaagcacatttgttataaaaattccagaaattacAGATAAAGATTACCCATATCTCACTATCACTATTAGTATGTTAGTATCTTTTCTATCAGTTCttcatagctaacatttatcgAGAATTCACATATGCCTAGCACTGCACAAACTgccatatatatattatttcattcaatactTACAACAACCAATGTGGTAAGAATTTCATTATCGCTATTTTATAGACAATAGAGCGTGAGATTACCTAATTTCCCTAAGGTCTTgtagctagtaaatggcagagctggaacttaATTAAACTCAGGTGTCTGCCTCCAAAACCATGCTTCTAACcactagaatattttttattcttttttcccataatggtatttgttaaaatatggtttttaacttttttacatATGACTTACAATGACTTTCTGTGACACTAAATATTCTACCTAATTTTTAACAGCATGGTGTTCCACTGTAAGATTATTCCCTCCCTTATTAGATAAATATCTTTGTAGCTAAGTCTTCGGGCACATCTTTGGTTACTTCTTCACCATAAATTGACCTGAACCTTTCTGGATAGTGAAGACTCTGGTTGAAGGGACCAAGGCTGAAGACAGCTCAGTCACTAAATTCTGAACAAGCAGCACTTGATAATCTGCTTTGTAGATGACCTGTGGCCAACTCCAATGCTGGCTGACCTCTGTCCCACTGTCCTGCAGACGGGTGTCCTGGGAGGGAATGGGTTTCAGCGTGAGACAGGGGAGGCAGGCATCAACAGTGAAAACGTCAGGATGCAGAGGTTCCGAGTCAACACTCCCCCCACGCCCTTCAGAACCATGTCCTGTGGGTAGAGTTCTGACTGATGGGGCGATGCAGacacagaaacagagacagaaaggaagatgAGGACATGAGGTCCTGCCTGACTGCTAGGGAAACCGTCCTGGAAAAGGGTAGGAAGGAACATGGTGTGGTGGAAAAAGTGAGGGGGTCCCAGAGTGGGTAAGGACAGTGTGAAGGCTTAGAGGTAAAGAGGGCATCAAGAAGCAGGTTTCTCTGGCTGGGGGGTGGGCCTGCCCAGAGACTGGTGGGAATGAGGAAGGCTTGGTATGGGCTGTGTGCAGCTCAGGTGAGGGAGGTTTGGTATAGGTGTGAGAGTGTATGTTGGGGGGACCACAGGGAAAGGTGGGATTATTCTGGGAACCTTCACCTGCTCCCTCCTAGAGGGGCTCATGGTGGGCAGCAGGTGCTGACCATGATGCTGCCTTTGGCCCTTAGTACCAGGAACTCCAGATCACGGCAGGGAGACATGGAGACGACCTGAAGAACAGTAAGATGGAGATTGCTGAGCTCAACCGCACCATCCAGAGGCTGCAGACAGAGATTGGCAACGTGAAGAAGCAGGTGGGATGGGTGCTCAGAGAGGGCTGACCAGACACCCTGCCTCCCACAATGTCCTGCCAGACTGGGCTCCCAAAACTCAACCCCAAAACGGTCTGTGACTCTCTCTGGGGCAGAATGACCAGATACGCGCGGCCATTTCGGatgcagaggagagaggagagcgGGCCCTCCAGGATGCGCAGCAGAAGCTGCAGGACATGGAGGACGCCCTGCAGCAGGCCAAGGAGGAGCTGGCCCGGCTGCTGCGTGACTACCAGGCAATGCTGGGAGCCAAGCTGTCCCTGGACGTGGAGATCGCCACCTACCGCCAGCTGCTGGAGGGCGAGGAGTGCAGGTGGGTCTGTGGGGCACAGCTCAGGATGCACCCAGGGAGCAGTGGGGCTCTTTGGAGAGAAGATGATCCCAGCTTTTCTGGGAAGATCGGTAGCCCTGGGTGAGCAGAAACATTCAAGTTAGTAGCAAAGGATGTGTGAGCTGGTAAGGTAGGGAGAGGTCATTGTTATCATTTTCCTGCCTCTAAGCAGAatgtccccaacccccaacccaaGCCATCCCAGACAAGTGTCACCCCAACGCTAAAAGGCTTCATGAAAAATCCCCTCTGGCCTCACTGGCTCCCTGATTTCTGCCCATGGGCACACGTTTCCCTGAGGCGTGGGGACTGCTCTCCCTTCACACGGACCCTCTGCTCCCTCTGCTCCCGATGTCTTCAGGCCACTTCCTGCTTTCCTTCAGCTCCTGTGGGTCTGGCTAACATTGATTGCGCTTTGGTTTTGCAGGATGTCAGGAGAGCTGCAGAGCCACGTGAGCATCTGTAAGTAGCAGAGTCCAGGGACTGGGGCTGGTTGGTGCTGGgcagagagaggggtggggacacTTGCCGATGACCAGCAGGGAGCTAAAAGCCTGGCATCTCAGCTTCCCGTCCTGTGCAACGAAGCCTGGAAGAATTCACTGAAATAAATTGTTATGATTTCAGGTCTGcttatcttaatttttatggTACCTAATAATCAGCAGTGGTTAGAACTCCTTAGGGTGTATATTcaataaacaatgaaatatgTTGCTTAAAGGACCCCTGACATCTTGTAGTATGAAGAACACTACATACTGCAATTTCTAATGTAACAGAGCTTGCCAGTCGGATGCTACCCACGGTCAAGGATGTAGGCGGCTGCAGGTGCGGGGAGAGGGCAAGTGGGTGCTGCTGCCCAGTCCTCTGACCCCATCCGCGCTGCCCTCTCCCCGACAGCTGTGCAGAACAGCCAGGTGACTGTCAGCGGCGCAGGAGGCGGCGGAGGCGGCCGAGGCTCCGGAGGTTACGGAGGCGGCAGCggtggcggcagcggcggcgggggcggcgggggggctTACGGAGGAGGGGGCTCCCGGGGGGGCAGTGGAGGCGGTTATGGGGGCAGCAGCGGCGGGAGCTACGGTGCGAGCCGCAGCAAGTACGGCGGCGGCGGCAGGAGCGGCGGGTCGTCGCGCGTGCAGATCATCCAGACGTCTACCAACACGTCGCACAGGCTAATCCGAGAGTAGAGGCCCCGCCCGCGCCGCGTGGCTcgctcctgctccctcccccgcGAGCCCTCCCTGGTCCCCTCTCCCGTACCTTTTCCTGATGGCTCTCAGCAGTTTTGCCAATCAATTCGACTCTAGGTGGGGAAGCGGGCTGGATAAGCCCAAACAGGTCTCTCTTTGGAGGACACTGGCTTGCAGTCAAAAAAGGTTAGACACGTTCTCACTCAGATTCTGCAGGGGCGTCTGTCCCTGGAGACGCCCGAGGGACTGGGTTTAGCGAAGGGGAAAAAGAGCCCGTGGAGCATCTATAAGGTGCACAAGGGAGAGTTGATGTCTCAACCCCAGGCTCCTTTTCCTGCACCTGGGCTGCTCCGTGAACAATAACCCATTCCCCAGGGGAGCACGAAACCAGCCCTTTGGGCAAGTAGCTGATTGCAAGGCCAGCTAGCTTGGTAAGGGGACCCTCTGCACCAGGGGCCGCGTCCTGCCTCGTGGGCCATAGCCTCGCACTTTCACGTTAATGGAGAGTGTCGATTTGCTGCCTCCATCAGATTTCTGTGAGTCATGTCTGTCCTAATTCTGAATCTGTCTCAAGAAGCGTTATCCCCTTTGTGAACAgcccatggtgggagtatttcaGAGGGCATGGGACACGAACCATTACCCAAAGGAAGCCTGTTCTTAGCAGCGGATGAAGGAGTTgacgaacaaacaaacaagttCTGCTTCTGTCCTGCCCGCCTAATAGCTCCATTCGTTGGAAGCCTGACCCTTCCTGAGTTCTGCTCCATAACTGCCCTACTAAGAGCTGCCCACGTGGCTGGGCGCGcgcagcccagctctgccctgtcCACGTGTCCAGGGCCTAAGGAGTGTGAGGATCAGGCTCAGGTCTTGAGGGGGTTCCAACCCCGAGTCAGTCTGGAAGCTGTCTGTTTTCTGCAAGGCAGTTTAATGCTCTTTCCCAGACCTCACAAGCCCCTTCTACCTTTTACCTCTGTGTCTCTGAGCACTTTGTGAGAACTTCTGCTCCTAATCTTGGGTTTGATGTAAGATGCTTGAGATGTgctggagggggcaggaaggggaatgTATCAGCTAATACCAGACCTTGAGAGAGGGAATGTGACTTTGCTTCCAAGATCTGGAGTCACCTTTACTTGCTTGCTGTGTCCTAACACAGCCTCCAAGTCCATGATTCTCTTGGGGCACCTGATGGGTAGAGTGTGGGTCCCTTGTGACTTCATCATTTATTTCCTGGTTCAAAGTTGTACCTTGAAGGGTTTGGCATTTCTGGTGTTTCTataataaatttttctatttggtcAGGATGTGAgttatttcttcttgaatttctGCAAGCCTCTGACATTATTCATATTTGGGAAgttaaagtttattatttttatttttttaaattgcacaaGTAATACACGATTTTGAAGAACCTTGCAGACATAATCTTTAACTAATCCTTAAAGTGATCAAGCATTCAAAAGTTAATTACACATTTGTTCAGTGGGCCAATATTAAGCTCCTACTGTGTGGCAGGCAGTGGCCTACGTACTGGGAAAGCAATGTTGAATGAACATGTGTCTGAATTTTAAGGTGCTCACAACTCAAATGACACATTACAGGGGAGGGAAGGTTCAGAGAGAGGAGGAATCAGAGTATGTGCCTCTTTGGACCTCCTAGCCTGAAGGCGGAAGCAAGGCCCATCCTGAGGACTCAGGCAGATCCCCCAAACCAGGAGCAGTAGGTCCTGCAGCAGGTGCCAGTGCTGGGGAAGGGAAGTGTGATTCCAGCAGGCTTCTGGAAGACTGGGATGTGGAACAGGGCTGTGGAAGACAGATGTGggcagggaggtcagggaagggccCTCTGGACAGGGGAGTAGTCTGCTCAGAGACTGAAAGACAAGAGAGGGTGACCGTGTGTGAGTGGGAGGGAGTGGGCAGCCAGGAGAAGCtgagctgggaagggaaggggctgAGGCCCATTCATTGAGCAGGGGTCCAGGGCAGAGGCATCTTCAGTGAGTGCCTGAGGGAAGTACAGATGCATAAATTCGAGAATGAAGCAAGTCAAGCCATCACCTTATCCTATGTGGTATTTCTGAGTCTGTGTAAAGGAGTCACATAAGAGATGTGACCTACTTTCTCATTCCCTGAAGGAATACAGATGGAATTTGGATACAAGATTCATTCGAAAATGACTGCAACCCACATTGATAAGACATTGTGTTCCCATGCACACGCCTACATTCTCTGTCTCACCTGTCTTGGCACCTGTTGGGGGACAGGCTGGGAAGGGGGAAGGTGTGCAGAGGGGCTTcccaaagggaaggagagagggagcaggCAGTTGCAATGTCCTATACTTTCAGACAAAAACCAAGAGTGCCAGAACAAGGAAGGGAAGACACGGATAGGGAGCAGTGGACGTAAAAATGATTTAGAGTGTTCAGCTGACAGTGAGGAGACGTGAGTCAGCAGGGAAGGTGTGGTGGCTACAGGAGACAGCATGGGAACCAGGAAGAGAGTAGTGTTCAGAGCTTGTTTAGGCTCTTCTGGAGTCAGACCACTCCGGGTGTTGAGCTCCAAGGATGTTAGTAAATAGCCTACTCAGAGGAGAGTGACCAGTGGTGGTGGGGGATCAGAAACCTGGCCACATGAGGCATGGCTGAAGGCCCTGGAAGGAAGTCTTTGGGGGAAATGTGACAGCTAACCATAAAGATTTGAAGAGCTTCCACCATGGGAAGGGAGCTGTCCCCAGCTGATGACCCAGATAGACAGGTGGCAGCTACAGCAGATTTGGCTCAATATGGGAGGCACCTTTCTATTGATCCTGAGATGGGAGGGGCCACCTGGGGAGTTATCAAGTTTCAAGCAAAGGTTGGCTAACCATTTGGCAGAAGATTGAGGGAGGGAGCAGACAGTGGGTGGGGATATGTGTGTGGAGACATTTCACATCCTTGCCATCCTAAGGGTTCACGTGGTGGAGCCTGAGAAAGAAATCCTACTTTCTACATTGCATGGGAAGAATAAGGTCAGATGCCAGTGAAGGAAAGAGTCCTGGAGAGCCTGGTGCCCTAGCTAGGTCACAAAGTGAATTCAAGTTTCCCAGCACCACCAGAGTGCAGATTCGATTCTCCCTGGCTCATGCCGTGTGTCAGATATTCTAAGGAAATCCAGATTGGCTCTTGGGAAAAGCACA is a genomic window containing:
- the LOC123639794 gene encoding keratin, type II cytoskeletal 1b-like; the protein is MSRQFSSRSAFSSRSRRVCSVSSSAGCGGGSRVVGSVCQARGRCGGGGYGSHGRGFGSRSLYNLGGSRSISVSLVGRSASGFHQGRGAGGGFGGARGFGGGSFGGGAYGGGSFGGAGFGASNFGLGGFGPSCPLGGIQEVTINESLLEPLHLEVDPEIQRIKAQEREQIMVLNNKFASFIDKVRFLEQQNQVLQTKWELLQQVNTSTRSNNLEPILENYISQLQRQVDFLNAEQMRQHTEVRSMQDVVDDYKNKYEDEINKRTSSENDFVVLKKDVDAAYMSKVDLQSRMDTLAGEINFLKYLYTTELSQMQTHISDTNVILSMDNNRFLDLDSIIDAVRNQYELIAQKSKDEAEALYQTKYQELQITAGRHGDDLKNSKMEIAELNRTIQRLQTEIGNVKKQNDQIRAAISDAEERGERALQDAQQKLQDMEDALQQAKEELARLLRDYQAMLGAKLSLDVEIATYRQLLEGEECRMSGELQSHVSISVQNSQVTVSGAGGGGGGRGSGGYGGGSGGGSGGGGGGGAYGGGGSRGGSGGGYGGSSGGSYGASRSKYGGGGRSGGSSRVQIIQTSTNTSHRLIRE